A stretch of DNA from Gottschalkia acidurici 9a:
TAATCAATCTTGATAATTGATATAATAACCTCTAGAGATTTACCTTTCATTAAACTTATTATATAAAAGCAAAGGGAAGATTAAAATAACTCTTGTTCAAAAATGGTATTTATAAATTATTTAAAAGCTAGTTGCAAGTGAGACAAGTTTATGGTAAATTAAAATTAGTTGCAAAGGAAACTAATTTTAATAGGAGGGAATAATTATGGAGAACAATAAAGGGCTTTGGACTAAGAATTTTATAATTATTAATATAATAAACTTATTAATATTTTTTAGCTTTCAAATGTTATTACCAACCTTACCACTATATGCAGAGAAACTAGGTGGTACAAATTCCATTATAGGCTTAGTAACAGGATTATTTGTAACGTCTGCAGTAGTAATAAGACCATTTTCAGGCTTATTATTGGATAAGTTGGGACGGAAGAAAATATTTTTGATAGGATTACTATTATTTATATTATCAGTATTTTCTTATTCATTATTTCCAATACTTATCATAATACTTATGATACGTTTTATTCATGGATTTGGATGGGGAATAACTAGTACTGCTTCGAGTACTATAGCTTCAGATAATATACCTAAAGATAGATTTGGGGAAGGAATGGGATACTTTAGCTTAACTAGTAGTTTAGCAATGGCACTAGCTCCAGCAGTAGGTTTGTTTATTATATCTAAGTATAAATTTAATGTGCTATTCTATATATCTACTGCTTTAGCCATATTGGCACTTATTATAACTTCAAAATTAGAGTATAGAGATATTGAAAATAAAGAAAAAGTAGATATAAAGAATTCTTTGTATGAAAAAACATCTGTTAGGCCATCAATAATAATATTTTTTGTTACTATAACCTATGGCGCATTGACTAGTTTTTTACCTATCTATGCTTCTCAAAATGGAATAGAGAATATAGGGATATTTTTCACAGTTTATGCAACGTTTCTTTTTATATCTAGGCCTATATTTGGTAAAATTATAGATAAGTTAGGATTTGACTATGCAGTTATTCCTGGTTTAGCATTTGTAACAATAGCTATGGTTTTATTATCTAGAGCGACAAATTTAAATATGTTTTTAATAACAGCACTAATTTATGGTATAGGATTTGGAGCTACTCAATCTAGTTTACAAACCATGTCAATAGCAGGAGTTTCTCCAGCACGATTAGGTGCAGCAAATGCCACTTTTTTAACGGCTTTTGATTGTGGAATTGGTTTGGGTTCAATTTTTCTAGGAATGATTTCATCAATAATAGGTTATTCTCAAATGTATCTTTTAGCAGGTGGATTTGCAGTTTTAGCATTTATTCTTTACTTTATAATAGGTAGACAAAAATAATATAAAGGAGAATTATATGGATAGCATTGGAAGATTTAATGCAGCAATTTATAGAAATGCACAGAGTGTTATAAATCATAAGCTTAAAGATTTAAAAATTAGTAGTGGACAACAAGATTTTTTCTATGCAATTTCAAAAAATGAAGGCATAAGTCAGAAAGAATTAAGTGAATACTTATATGTGGACAAGTCAACCACTGCAAAAGCAGTGAAAAATTTGGTTGAAAATAAGTATGTTAAGAGAAAACATGATGAAAATGATAGGCGTATCTATAGATTATATTTAACTGAAAAGGGAAAAGAGGTAATTCCTAAGATAGAGGCTACTTTTTTAGAAATTTTAGATGTTTTTACGAAGGATTTAACAGAAAAAGAAAAAGAACAGACTCTTGAAAATTTAAAGAAAATATTAAATAGTATTTATGAGGAGAAAAGAAAAACTGATGTAGATTAAATTAAGTATAATAATTTAACCTGTTGTTCTAGTTAAAATTAGGCAGTCGCTTCTTAAATATAGTTCATAAACAGCTATATAAGTTACCAAGAAGAATCATCCAATAATTTGTAATTAATGAAATATAATAATTTATATTATATAACTTTCCATAGTTTTTCTTACTTTGCCTACTTTACTTATAGATATTTTAAAGCAAAGCTACTATAGCCATAGTGAAAATAAATGATATGCTATATTATATAGTCTATGTGTAAAATGGGCAGTAGATTATAAGCTACTGCCTAGAAGGAGGGTTATCATGACCGATAGAATTCAAAATGTATTTAAGTATATTTCATTAATTTTGTTATTATCAGGTATAGCTGTATGGATATGGTATGTTGTAACTATTATAATATTAGGCAGAACGCCTTATGGAGAAATTTTGATAACTGTGCCAATAGGCATGTTTGGAGTAATGACAGGTCTAGTATCTAGAAACAAGAAGTTAATAGTTTTAAATACTATACAAGCATTGGCTTTACCAGTATTGTTTTACATTGCTTCTTTTCAGGCAGCAGCAGAGTTAAAAAATAGATAAGAAATGGCAATTTTAAGCTATAGTGAGTTTTAAAATAGTTTTTGATATAAATATATAGTTAAGTTTCAAAACTCTTTGAAATTGAAAATAGAAGGTTTGAATACAAGGGTAGGTTATAGATTAATTTCTATAGTCTACCCTGTTTTTTATATCCAAATGTTTAAGTTATAGCTTAAATCAGCAGTGTTTATCCAATTCGTGTCCAGTCATTGGAAAATATGGTATAATGAATCAATTAAAACCTAGTACAGCTTAAATATTTTAGTTATGCGAATTTAAACTTGAGAGAGTTGTGATTATTATATAATTTAATTCGTAATAGTTAGGAATTGTAAACTAAACATTATTAAAAATAGAAAAGAAGGTAGAAAGAATGAATTCAAAAATATTAAGATGGGCTATCATTATTTCTATAATAATCATTGGGTTAGGAATCTATTTTGTTCAATTTACTGCTTTGGGGTATAGAATGACAGTATCATTAAGGGATTTTCAAGAATTGGATGACAATATATATGTTTATAATAGTTATGGCATAGACGATAAAACAATTCTGGAAGTGATTTCAGAGGCAAAAAAACGTGTAAGAAATTTTTATGGTGGGTTACAAAGTAGTCCTGTTATTATTCTTAGTGACGATAAAAAAGTGCTAGATAAATTGAATGGAGACCATGACATAATGACAGCAGTTTTTGGGAATGTGTATAGTTATATTTCTGTTTCGTCTGAATATTTTGATGTTGATATATTAGCACATGAAATGACACATGCAGAGACACATGCAAGGCTATATAAGGGAAAGATATGGTATTCTGCAATAGTACCAGTTTGGTTTGATGAAGGCATAGCTTTACAAAATGATTACCGCGAGCAGTACAGTGAAGAAACATGGGTAGAAAAAACGGATAATGGGACGAATATAATATCATTAGATGAAATGGATACATCAGAAGAATTCTATAAAGGAACTAAGGAAGATAGGAGATTTCGTTATATGTTAAGTCGACATGAATTAAAGAACTGGATTGAGAAGAAAAATGTTGATTCTGTAAACGAACTATTGGAGAGAGTAAATCAAGGTGAAGATTTTGATACGATGTACTTTGGATATTGGTCGTAATACGAACTACTATTAATTCGTACTATTATTTTATGTTGTACAAAACTTTTAATTAATAAGCTATAATAGAATTTTTATTAATAAAGGGTAGATTATAGAATGATCTCTATAGCCTACCCTATTTTTTATATAAACATTTACTTTATAATCTTAAAGTGCTATATTTGTATAGATTATGTCCAACGATTGGAAATCATGTTGTATAATACATTGATTAGAATATGCTAAATATTTATGGATTTAAAGTAGTGTTCCTGAAATAAATGTCGGCAATACTTTATTAAGTGCAATGGCAATTTTGGGGCAAAGCTTCGAAATCTTATTTTTAAACTTTCATATACAAGCATAATTTGTTCAATTTAGTAGTTTAAACAGGATTAAGATTTGTTGTTTTGTAAGATGTATAAGGAGTGAAGGAATGGAAAGAAAAATTCGCAATTCTGCAAAGGCTTTGATTATCAAAGACGGAAAAATGTTAGCATCAAAAATTAATGATAATGGTGAAGTCTTTTATGTAATGCCAGGCGGTGGTCAGGATTCAGAGGAGCTGCTGTCGGATGCGGTAAAACGTGAATGTGCAGAGGAAATGGGCATAATGGTAGAACCAAAATCATTGGAGTTTGTAGTGGAGGGGATGTATGGAGAACCTTTTCACAGAGTCGATTTAGTATTCTTATGTGATTATATTGGAGAAATAAAGAACGCTAAAATACTTGGGGATAAAAACCAAGTTGGATTTGAATGGATTTCTATTGAAAACTTGATGAATGAACCCCTATACCCTTCAAAACTTCGTTCTCAAATAATTCGTTTTTTTAACAGTGAAAAAACAGATGTTTACCTTGGAAACGAAGTTATGGAGTAGTTATAAAAAATAAGTATTGTTTTAATTATGTATATATTCTTATATATCTATTATGGCTTTCGCCTGATACAGTCCGCTTCCACCATTTCATAATTTAATTTTAATTTAAATATTTACAGGGTAGATTATAGTTAATTCTATAATCTACCCTGTTTTGTTGCAATAGAATAAGAAATCCTTAACATTTCCAAGTAAGTTTAAGTAATGATAAGTAATCTAAATAAGTAATTACGATGGATTCAGCTATATTGCTTATTTAGAGAAAACCTACACATTAAATCTAAATACAACTACATCTCCATCTTGCATAACATAATCCTTACCTTCTAGTCTTACAAGACCTTTTTCTTTGGCTTTTGGATATCCACCACATTCTATTAAATCGCCGTAGTTTATAACTTCAGCTCTTATAAATCCTCTTTCCATATCAGTGTGTATCTTACCAGCAGCTTGAGGAGCTTTAGTACCTATTTTAATAGTCCAGGCTCTTACTTCTTTAGGACCAGCAGTTAAGTAACTCATAAGACCTAGAAGTTTGTAGCTAGCCTTTATAAGCTTGTCTAAACCTGACTCTTTTAAACCTAAGTCATTTAAGAAAGCTTTCTTCTCTTCGTCGTCTAGCTCTGATACTTCAGCCTCTATTTGTGCAGATATAATTACTGCCTGAGAATGTTCTTTAGAAGCATATTCTTGAACTTCTTTAACGTATTCATTTTCAGGATTAGATATAACGTCCTCTTCTGAAATATTAGTTACATATAGTATAGGCTTATTAGAAAGTAAATTAAAGCTTTTTACTATAGTAACTTCATCATCATCGAATTCTAAAGATCTAACTGAATTTCCATCTTCCAAAGTTCCTTTAATTTTTATAAGTAAATCAACTTCTTTTTGTAAAGACTTATCACTTTTCAGTAATTTTTGAGCTCTTTCAATTCGTTTTGTTACAACTTCTAAATCTGCTAAAATAAGCTCTAAGTTTATAATCTCGATGTCTTCTATAGGGCTTATTCTTCCCTCAACATGAGTTATGTTTTCATCTTCGAAACATCTTACAACATGAACAATTGCTTCAACTTCTCTTATATGAGAAAGAAATTTATTTCCAAGACCTTCACCTTTACTAGCACCTTTAACAAGACCTGCTATATCAAAGAACTCTATAGCAGTTGGAACGCACTTTTCAGAGTCAAATAATAATCTTAATCCTTCAAGTCTTTCATCCGGAACAGATACAACACCTACGTTTGGCTCTATAGTACAGAAAGGATAGTTAGCTGACTCAGCACCTGCTGAAGTGATAGCATTAAAAAGTGTACTTTTCCCTACATTTGGTAAACCTACAATACCTAATTTCATGTATATCTTCCTTTCAAGTAATTAATAATATTAGTAGAATCTTTTAAAATATCAGATTAAATTATACATTAATATGACCATTACTTCAATAAAACGCTATGTTTATTTAAATAAAATAAATGTGTTAACGTAAAGTTAACAATTACTTAACTGTTTCTATACAAAACTAACAAAAATTCTTGGTAGAATTTGAATTGTAAACGAGACAAGATACATAAAACTTGAAAGAGGGGGAATACAATATGTCAATACTAAAAAATTCAAAATTAAAGGCTTTATTATTAGTACTAGCTTTATCAGTTTCAGTATTTGTAGGTTGTTCTAAGAGTGAAAATGATGTAAATAAAGATCAAGGACAAGAGCAGTCAACAGGTGAGAATAAAGAAAGTGATAAATTAGAGGGAGCTATATCATTAGCGGGTTCTACTTCAGTAACTCCTTATGCGGAGCAATTAGCAGAAGCTTTTAAGAGTAAGAATCCAAATGTAGAGATAGATATACAAGGTTTAGGATCATCAGCAGGTATTAAAGCTGCTAGTGATGGAACAGCAGATATTGGTATGTCGTCAAGAGAGATTAAGGAAGACGAAAAAGGTTTAGGTTTAACTGAACACGTAATAGCTCATGAAGGTATTGCAGTTGTAACTCATCCAAGTAATCAAGTTAAAGATTTAAATATGGATCAAATCAAAAAGATATTTAAAGGTGAAATTAAAAACTGGAAAGAAGTTGGCGGAAAAGATGCTGAAATATTACTAGTTAGCCGTGAAGCTGGATCAGGTACTAGAGGGGCTTTCGAAGAACTAGTTGGACTTGAAGAAAAAAATGCTGATGGCAAGAACGTAAGTGTATTATCAAAAGAAGCATTAATAGCTGATGCAAACGGAGCTGTAAAACAAAATATAGCTAGTAAAGAAAATGCAATAGGATATTTATCACTAGCATATGTAGATAAATCTGTAAAGCCAATTACTATAGAGGGTGTAGAACCTAAAACAGAGACAGTACTTTCAAAAGAGTATAAAATATCTAGATCTTTTCTACTATTAACAAAGGGAGAAGAAAACAATATTGCTAAAGCTTATATTGACTTCATTCTAAGCCCAGAAGGACAAAAGATAGTGAAAGAAAAAGGTAGCTGTACCTGTTAAATAATTAAGTTAAACTCCACATTGGCTTGTGGAGTTTAAACCTTTAATATAAGTTTAGAAAGGATAATATAATGATAGAAAATAATAGATTATCTAAAAAACAAGAAGATGAAATGAAAGTTAACAAGTTAGAAACTACATTAGAAAAAATTATAGAAAGTATATTTTTTATCAGTGCATGCGTAGCTATAATAAGTGTTGTTGTAATAACAATTTTTATATTTGCTAAAGGTGGACCTGCTATTTTTAAAATTGGTATAAAAGAATTTATATTTGGACAAGAGTGGAATCCAACTGGAGATATATATGGAATTTTTCCAATGATAATAGGAACGTTATATTCTACGATTGGGGCAATTATTATAGGTGTACCAATAGGATTATTTACTGCTGTTTTTATTGCTGAAGTTGCTCCAAAGTGGATTTCAAATATAGTTCGTCCAGCAGTTGAGCTTCTAGCTGGAATTCCATCAGTAGTATATGGTTTTTTTGGACTAATAGTTATAGTACCACTAATAGATAAGTATCTTGGCGGTGGAGGAAACAGTTTATTAGCCACATGTATTATTCTAGGTATAATGATACTACCTACTATAATAAGTATATCTGAAACATCTATAAGATCAGTTCCAAAAACATATAAGGCAGCATCTCTTGCGATGGGTGCGTCGCATATTCAAACTATATTTAAGGTGATTTTACCATCTGCAAAGTCTGGTATTATGACATCAGTAGTACTAGGGATAGGAAGAGCTATAGGTGAAACTATGGCTGTAATACTTGTAGCAGGAAATACACCTACAATCCCTAATTCACTATTAGATAGAGTTCGTCCTATGACTGCTAATATTGCTATAGAAATGGGATATGCTTCAGGCTTACATCAAGAGGCATTATTTGCTACAGGAGTAGTTTTATTTATATTTATTATGGGATTAAATATAGCACTTAATACAGTTATTCATAAGGCTGGTGAAAAATAATGAATAAAAGAGCACTAAAAGACGGAATATCTAAAGGTATTATATGGTCATCTGCCCTAATAACAGTAGGGGTATTATTATGGATAGTAATATATATTGTCATGAATGGTATAGGCGAGATAAATAAAGAATTTTTGACAACAGCACCAGTAGGAGCTGAAGGTGGAATATATCCTATGATATTTATAACACTATATATGATTATATTAACTATAGGAATAGCCACTCCAATAGGAATTTGTGCTGCTATATATTTAGTTGAGTATGCAAAGCCTGGTAAAATTGTTAGACTGATAAGATTTGCAACAGAAAGTTTAGCAGGAATACCATCTATTATATTTGGATTATTTGGATTTATTATGTTTGTTACTACATTTAAACTTGGTTGGTCTATATTAGCAGGAGCTCTTACGTTAAGTTTAATGATATTACCTACTATAGTCCGTACAACAGAAGAGGCATTGAAGTCGGTACCTAACGCATATAGACAAGGGAGTCTTGCACTTGGGGCTTCAAAATTTAGAACTATTCTACTTGTAGTATTACCTAGTTCTATTCGTGGAATAATGACATCTGTAATTTTAAGCATAGGAAGAATTGTGGGAGAGACAGCAGCTGTGTTCTTTACTGCGGGAACTGTAGCAAGAACACCAAATTCTGTAATGGATTCAGGGAGAACTTTAGCTGTACACCTTTACATCCTAGCTAAAGAAGCACTATCCTTTAGTAAGGCGTTTGCTACTGCTACAATACTAATTTTACTAGTACTATTAATTAATATTATAACTAATAGCTTTGGATCAAAATTGAAGAAAGACTAGCTGGATATAAGTTTTTATAGGGGTGAAGATATGTCAAATAATAAAAAGTCTAAGATATCAGTTAAAAATTTAGATCTTTTTTATGGTGAATTTCATGCATTAAAGGATATAAATATTGATATAGAGGAAAATAAAATAACAGCTTTAATAGGTCCCTCAGGATGTGGAAAGTCTACTTTCTTAAAAACATTAAATAGAATGAATGACTTAGTTGAGGGTGTAAAAATAACAGGAGATGTACTACTTGATAAAAATGATATATATAATAATATAGATATAATGAAACTTAGAAAAAGAGTAGGAATGGTATTTCAAAGTCCAAATCCATTTCCAATGAGTATCTATGATAACATAGCTTATGGACCTAGAGTTCATGGAAATAAGAAAAAGGAAGATTTAGATGAAATAGTTGAAAAAAGTCTTAGAAATGCAGCTATATGGGATGAAGTTAAAGATAGACTTAAAAAAAATGCACTAGGACTATCAGGTGGACAACAGCAAAGACTATGTATTGCTAGAGCCTTAGCAGTAGAGCCTGAAATTCTTTTAATGGATGAGCCAACATCAGCTCTTGATCCTATAGCTACAGCTAAAATAGAAGAGCTTATAGAGGACTTAAAAAAGGATTATACTATAGTTATAGTTACACACTCTATGCAACAAGCAGGTAGAATTTCAGACAATACGGCATTTTTTCTTATGGGAGAATTAATTGAATTTGATAAGACTAAGAATATTTTTTCAAATCCAGGAGATAAGAGAACAGAAGACTATATAACAGGGAGATTTGGTTAAAAAGGGGGATTAACATTGATGTTAAGAAAAAGCTTTCATCAAAAATTAGATCAATTACACGTTTCACTTTTAGAAATGGGATCGTTTGTTGAAAAGGTTATACAGCTATCTATAGAAGGTTTAGAGAAACAAGATGTTGAGAAGTCAGAAGAAGCAATAAAACTAGATGATAAAGTAGACGAAATAGAATTAGAAATAGAAAAGCAGTGTCTTGAACTACTAGCTTTGCAGACACCTGTTGCCATTGATTTAAGAAAAATTAGTACTATATTAAAGATGATAACTGACCTAGAGCGTATAGCAGACTATGGAGTTAACATAGCTTTTGATACTAAAAGAATGGGTAGTAAAAGTTTTATAAAGCCTCTAGAGGACATACCTAAGATGGCGGATATAACAAAAACTATGGTTAGAAGAAGTTTAGATAGTTTCGTAAAGGAAGATCCTAACTTAGCTCAAGAAGTAGCTGAAATGGATGATATTGTAGATGACCTATACCATAAAACTTATGATGAACTTGTATCAATGTTAGGTAAGGATGAAGAAAATACAAAGCAAATAGTTCATCTATTGTTTATAAGTAGACATCTAGAAAGAATGGCAGATCATGCTACAAATTTATGTGAGAGAATAGTATATATGACTACTTCTGAAAGAATGGAATTTTAATTAAACTATCTTAAAGTAAAAGATTAATTTTACTTTAAGATAGTTTTTTAAAGTTTTGCAAATAAAACTTAAGAAAATGGCAAGACTAATCAAAGGAGGTGTTTTAAATGAAAAAAATACTTATATTGGTTATGTCTTTGGTAATAGGTTTAGCAACAATTGGGTGCAATCAATCACCAAAAAAGGTTCAGCAAGAAAATAATAAATCACAAAACGAAACTCAGCAAGAAAATAGTAAAAATATGAATACTGAAAGCACTCAAGAAAAAAAGAGAACAATTCATGAAGGTGCACTAAAAGGAGAATCTATAGCTGACAAACTAGTTATGGAAAAAGGAATAGCGGATGCTTCAGTAATAGTATTAGAGAACGAAGCACTCGTAGCAGTAATTCTATCAGAAGGTGAAACTATGACAAAGCAAATTACAGATAAAATAAAAGA
This window harbors:
- the ychF gene encoding redox-regulated ATPase YchF; translated protein: MKLGIVGLPNVGKSTLFNAITSAGAESANYPFCTIEPNVGVVSVPDERLEGLRLLFDSEKCVPTAIEFFDIAGLVKGASKGEGLGNKFLSHIREVEAIVHVVRCFEDENITHVEGRISPIEDIEIINLELILADLEVVTKRIERAQKLLKSDKSLQKEVDLLIKIKGTLEDGNSVRSLEFDDDEVTIVKSFNLLSNKPILYVTNISEEDVISNPENEYVKEVQEYASKEHSQAVIISAQIEAEVSELDDEEKKAFLNDLGLKESGLDKLIKASYKLLGLMSYLTAGPKEVRAWTIKIGTKAPQAAGKIHTDMERGFIRAEVINYGDLIECGGYPKAKEKGLVRLEGKDYVMQDGDVVVFRFNV
- the pstC gene encoding phosphate ABC transporter permease subunit PstC yields the protein MIENNRLSKKQEDEMKVNKLETTLEKIIESIFFISACVAIISVVVITIFIFAKGGPAIFKIGIKEFIFGQEWNPTGDIYGIFPMIIGTLYSTIGAIIIGVPIGLFTAVFIAEVAPKWISNIVRPAVELLAGIPSVVYGFFGLIVIVPLIDKYLGGGGNSLLATCIILGIMILPTIISISETSIRSVPKTYKAASLAMGASHIQTIFKVILPSAKSGIMTSVVLGIGRAIGETMAVILVAGNTPTIPNSLLDRVRPMTANIAIEMGYASGLHQEALFATGVVLFIFIMGLNIALNTVIHKAGEK
- a CDS encoding phosphate ABC transporter substrate-binding protein, which gives rise to MSILKNSKLKALLLVLALSVSVFVGCSKSENDVNKDQGQEQSTGENKESDKLEGAISLAGSTSVTPYAEQLAEAFKSKNPNVEIDIQGLGSSAGIKAASDGTADIGMSSREIKEDEKGLGLTEHVIAHEGIAVVTHPSNQVKDLNMDQIKKIFKGEIKNWKEVGGKDAEILLVSREAGSGTRGAFEELVGLEEKNADGKNVSVLSKEALIADANGAVKQNIASKENAIGYLSLAYVDKSVKPITIEGVEPKTETVLSKEYKISRSFLLLTKGEENNIAKAYIDFILSPEGQKIVKEKGSCTC
- the phoU gene encoding phosphate signaling complex protein PhoU, with translation MLRKSFHQKLDQLHVSLLEMGSFVEKVIQLSIEGLEKQDVEKSEEAIKLDDKVDEIELEIEKQCLELLALQTPVAIDLRKISTILKMITDLERIADYGVNIAFDTKRMGSKSFIKPLEDIPKMADITKTMVRRSLDSFVKEDPNLAQEVAEMDDIVDDLYHKTYDELVSMLGKDEENTKQIVHLLFISRHLERMADHATNLCERIVYMTTSERMEF
- a CDS encoding MarR family winged helix-turn-helix transcriptional regulator, which translates into the protein MDSIGRFNAAIYRNAQSVINHKLKDLKISSGQQDFFYAISKNEGISQKELSEYLYVDKSTTAKAVKNLVENKYVKRKHDENDRRIYRLYLTEKGKEVIPKIEATFLEILDVFTKDLTEKEKEQTLENLKKILNSIYEEKRKTDVD
- a CDS encoding YhcN/YlaJ family sporulation lipoprotein, with product MKKILILVMSLVIGLATIGCNQSPKKVQQENNKSQNETQQENSKNMNTESTQEKKRTIHEGALKGESIADKLVMEKGIADASVIVLENEALVAVILSEGETMTKQITDKIKEIVKSSDKNINKIAITQDKDMFFKVDSMAQTMMKEERPDSIKTDFDNTIKNIGIESI
- the pstA gene encoding phosphate ABC transporter permease PstA; amino-acid sequence: MNKRALKDGISKGIIWSSALITVGVLLWIVIYIVMNGIGEINKEFLTTAPVGAEGGIYPMIFITLYMIILTIGIATPIGICAAIYLVEYAKPGKIVRLIRFATESLAGIPSIIFGLFGFIMFVTTFKLGWSILAGALTLSLMILPTIVRTTEEALKSVPNAYRQGSLALGASKFRTILLVVLPSSIRGIMTSVILSIGRIVGETAAVFFTAGTVARTPNSVMDSGRTLAVHLYILAKEALSFSKAFATATILILLVLLINIITNSFGSKLKKD
- a CDS encoding MFS transporter; the encoded protein is MENNKGLWTKNFIIINIINLLIFFSFQMLLPTLPLYAEKLGGTNSIIGLVTGLFVTSAVVIRPFSGLLLDKLGRKKIFLIGLLLFILSVFSYSLFPILIIILMIRFIHGFGWGITSTASSTIASDNIPKDRFGEGMGYFSLTSSLAMALAPAVGLFIISKYKFNVLFYISTALAILALIITSKLEYRDIENKEKVDIKNSLYEKTSVRPSIIIFFVTITYGALTSFLPIYASQNGIENIGIFFTVYATFLFISRPIFGKIIDKLGFDYAVIPGLAFVTIAMVLLSRATNLNMFLITALIYGIGFGATQSSLQTMSIAGVSPARLGAANATFLTAFDCGIGLGSIFLGMISSIIGYSQMYLLAGGFAVLAFILYFIIGRQK
- the pstB gene encoding phosphate ABC transporter ATP-binding protein PstB produces the protein MSNNKKSKISVKNLDLFYGEFHALKDINIDIEENKITALIGPSGCGKSTFLKTLNRMNDLVEGVKITGDVLLDKNDIYNNIDIMKLRKRVGMVFQSPNPFPMSIYDNIAYGPRVHGNKKKEDLDEIVEKSLRNAAIWDEVKDRLKKNALGLSGGQQQRLCIARALAVEPEILLMDEPTSALDPIATAKIEELIEDLKKDYTIVIVTHSMQQAGRISDNTAFFLMGELIEFDKTKNIFSNPGDKRTEDYITGRFG
- a CDS encoding NUDIX domain-containing protein; translation: MERKIRNSAKALIIKDGKMLASKINDNGEVFYVMPGGGQDSEELLSDAVKRECAEEMGIMVEPKSLEFVVEGMYGEPFHRVDLVFLCDYIGEIKNAKILGDKNQVGFEWISIENLMNEPLYPSKLRSQIIRFFNSEKTDVYLGNEVME